Below is a window of Actinomycetota bacterium DNA.
CAGGGAGGGTTGCCTTCCGCACCGATCACGGCCCTCTGTGGGCGACTCCTTCATGATGCCCACCGGCTGGTGAATCGCGACCAGAAGTTTCAAAAACGGCCCGGCACCGTTCGATCATCGCTGGGGATCTTCTCCCTACAAAGCCAGCGTCCGACCAGGTTGGCCTTCCCGACGAGAGGAGCCAGACTCTCGGATCCGAGAAGGCGGGTGAACCGATCCCCCACCCCAGGCTGAGCAAAGGTCGCCAGGGGTCCCGCAGGCCCTCCCGTGCAAGGAACGACCCCCGGGACCTGGGCATCCACCGGCCTCCCACCAAAGCAGCAGCGAACCGGGATGCGTGGCCTGCACCAGCGCCGGAGATGCTTCGTCAGCGCGCGCAATCAAACTCCGGTCGCAGCCACAAAAGGAGCGATCGTTCGGGAGCTCGAGACCCCGGATCCCTGCGTCGGGGTCGTCCACTCCTCTCGCGCGCCAAGCCGTATTGAGCCTGTTCAGACCAGGAGTAGGCGGTGCCAGGCACTCGCACCGGCTGCACTCAGGATGCGAAACCGTCGCGAGCGCGCCGCTACGCACGAAAGTACGTCCCAGGTAGTGATCGCGCGCGCAACTGCTGGAGTACCAAACCCCGGCGGATGGCACTCGATCGATCCCCGGAAGCGCGGCTGCTGACGGAAGCGCGGACCGCATCTCAACGCGTAACAGGATCGAACAGGATCAGTCCCTCTCCAGTCTGACGGCGACGGTGCCCAAGGCCTGGCGGGTCGCGGACGCAACACGCCACCCTGCGCTGGGGCGGACCCACCACAAAGCCGGACGATGCGACCTCTGCGCCGGGCCACGCGTCCGGACTGACATCGCCCGTCCGGCCTTACCGTGAGCCGCCTTTAGGCAGCGTCACCGGTCCTTGGCCCTTCTGTTGAATGGGGGCGCCCGGCCCCCTCCCAAACGCGCGCAACCCAAGGTCGCTATGGACATCTGCGCGCGCAAAGAATGGGTGGTTCCGGCCCCCCTTCGCCTGCGTTCCGCTCCATGCGACGATCTGCGCATGCGAATCGGAGCCCATGTGTCGGCCGCCCGCGGCCCCTGGACGACCGTCGAGAATGCGCGGCGGCGGGAGTGCGACGCGATCCAGATCTTCTCGTCCAACCCCCGCGGCTGGGCCCTGGCCAAAGGCGCTCCGGACTCCGACCGTGACCTCACGGCCGCTCTCGACCAGGCCGGGATCGGACCGGTCCTGCTGCACACGCCATACCTCGTGAACATCGCGTCCCCCGACGCGGACATCTACGCCAAGTCGGTCGCATGCCTGGTTCACGCCGCCGACCGCGCCCGGAGGATGCACGGGCACGTGATCGTGCACGCCGGACGCGACGCGAGGCAGGAGGTGTCACGCGAGGTCCGGGTGCAGCGGGCGGCGGCAGCCGTCCTGACGGTGCTGAAGCTCGTTCCCGATGCATCGGTGCTCATCGAGCCCACGGCTGGGGGCCGCGGGTCGGTGGCGTCCACGCTGGAGGAGACGGCCGAGCTTCTTGAGTGCATGGACGACGAGCGTCCCGGGCTGTGCGTCGACACCTGCCACATGCACGCCGCGGGACACGACCTGTCCTCGGCCCCCGGGGTGCGCGACTGGCTGGCTCAGGCCGACAGCCTGTTCGGCCTCCACCGGGTGATCGCGATCCACGCCAACGACTCCAAGGACGCCAGGGGCAGCTGCCGCGACCGCCACTGGCACCTCGGCCTCGGGGAGATCGGCGAGACCGGACTTCGGACCCTGCTGTCGGCACCGCAATTGTCGGATCGGACCGTCATCTGCGAAACCCCGGGTGCCCCCGAAGACGACCTGGCCAACGTCCGCCGTGCCCGCGAGTACTCGCGTACGGACCCCGAAGGGCGGCGCAGCCGGGCATCCACCTAGCATTGGCGTCGGCAGGGGACAGCCGGCGAGGGGAGACATAGAGATGGTCGTCGTGATGGACACCAAAGCAGCCGACGCCGACATCCAGCGCGTCGTGCAGGAGGTCGAGGCGGTCGGGGGCCAGGCCTTTGTGTCCCCCGGCAAGCTCCGGACGGTCATCGGGCTGGTCGGTGACACCGCCCGTTTCATGGAGCTGCCGCTGGCGACCCTGCCTCACGTGGAGCAGGTCATCCGCGTCGGGCGTCCGTTCAAGCTCGTCTCCCGGGAGCTGCACCAGGAGCCTTCGGTCGTGGACGTGGGGGGCGTGCCCATAGGCGACTCGACGTTCACGATCATCGCCGGACCCTGCGCCATCGAAACCGAGGAGCTTGCCGAGGGAGCCGCCAGACTGGCCAAGGGCATGGGGGCCCAGATCCTGCGCGGAGACGCCTACAAGCACCGGACGTCGCCGTACTCCTTCCAGGGGCTCGCCAAGCGCGGGCTGGAGATCCTCAAGGAGCTTTCGATCGAGCTGAGGATGCCGACGGTGACGGAGGTTTTGGAGCCGGGCGACGTGGAGCTCGTTGCGGAGTACACGGACATGCTCCGGGTCGGGACGCGCAACATGATGAACTTCCCGCTTCTGCGCGAGTGCGGACGGTCCGGGCGCCCCGTGATGATCAAGCGCGGGATGTCCGCCACCATCGAGGAGTGGCTCATGGCCGCCGAATACGTGGCGCGCGAGGGGTCAAGCGACATCATCCTGTGCGAGCGCGGGATCCGTACCTTCGAAACCGCTTACCGCAACACGCTGGACGTGTCGGCGATCCCGGTGGCCAAGAGCATGACGCACCTGCCGGTGATCGTTGACCCGTCACACTCCGGGGGTCGTCGCGAGCTGGTGGCCCCCTTGGCCCGCGCGGCGGTCGCCGTCGGAGCAGACGCGGTGATGATCGACGTCCACCCCAACCCCCGGGCCGCCTTGTGCGACGGGCCCCAGGCCCTGACGGCCGAGGACGCCGAGGGCCTGGGCGAGCAGCTGTACGCGATAGCCGCGACCGTCGGAAAAAAGCCCGCGCCGGCCCTCGGGGCCTAGCGGTCTCCGGACCAGGACAGCGTCCAGCCACCCTCCCCCTTGCTCAGCACCGCGTCCCCAGTCACGGGAAGCGTGCTGCCCGTCCGCCGCTCCCATCTCACAGCCCGGACCCGCACGCGGTCAGGGACCGGCTCGGCCTCCAGCACGAAGCAGCCGTTCACGAACGCGATCCCGCGAGCCCACACCGTGGGCAGCCACGACAGCGGAAGCGACAGGGCGGCCCCCGCGCCGCCGGACACTGCCCACCCGGTCAGCGTCGCCTGTTCGCCCGGGGGCAGCACCCAGCAGGCTAGGGAAGTCCGGGGGCCGAGGCGACGGCCGATCACGGACAGACCCGCCTCGAGCAGGGGCAGCGCGCGGGCCTCGAGCACGCGCTGGAACTGCTTGCCGTAGGACTGCCTGAACGCGTCGTCGTACCACCAGCGTCTCTCGCAGCCGACCACAAGAGTGACCGCCAGCAGGTCCACGAGCTTCGGGGGAAGGCGCTGAAGCAGCCCCAGCCGCAGCTCCTTTTCGAGCCTGGACCGGATCGGCGCCGCGGATACGTGCTGACCGCCGGCGAGGCGGGACGTCAGCTGCCCCTGCACCTGGGTGAGCCGGGCGATCAGTTGCGCCCGCGAGGTCACAAGGCCGGGCCGAGACCGGCCGCTGGCGAGGAAGTCCAGGAGCTCGACCTCCTCGCCGCTCCAGGGCCACGCGTCCAGGACGTCCAGGCACAGCGGGGGTTCGCCGCCCATCGCGGTGAGTGCTCGCTCCGCGGCGATGTCGTGGTCCCTGACCCGCAGCCGCCCCCGGCACCACTCGACGACGTGGACGCCGCCGGAGCACTCGAGCTCGGCGGTGACCGGAGCAACCAGGTGCGACCACCTCAACGGCGGCCGCCTGCGCCCCAGCGCCGCCCGGCAGAAATCAGGCGACGTCGTCTACGTGAACCACGCGAGCCCATGACGGAGGCACCCACTTGCCGGACCGGTCCCCACCGATCAGAGCGACGACGACCCGCGCGTCCTTTGGGCCCTGGTCCGGCCACGGAGTGAACCCGTCGGTCAGGACGACTACCACCGAGGGCGCGGGCTTGAGCTTCATCGCCGCGTCTATCCCGCGGCCCATGTCGGTGCCGCCCCCGCCGGCAAGCTGGACCTGCCGAGCGGTCGTTACCCGCTGCACCTTGTGGACGTCGTAGTCGCACGACAGCACGCGCAGCTTGTTGGCTCCGAGCCCGACGGTTCGCAGCAGCCCCTCGACCTCCGCCATGGCCTGCCCGAGCATCGCCTCGCTCATGCTGCCCGACGTGTCGCAGACCACCGCAACCTCCGGGACCGGCTTGCGCATAGAAGGCAGGATCACGTCGCGCATCACGCTCTGCCGGCGCGACGGACGGCTGTAGGAGTAGTCGACGCATCCGGCCACCGCGGCCACGCCGCGCCGGAGTTCGGCGGCCAGCGCCTTGCGCCAGTCGACCTTGGGTTGCAGAAGGTCCTGCGCCCAACGCAGCAGGCCCGCCGGGACGCTGCCCGGCTGCTGTCCGGCGTGGCGCAGCATCTCCGAGGCCATCTGGCAGCGGAGCAGCTCGCTCGAGCCCTTCGAGACGATGGGTGCTCCTCCTCCCCAGCTGAGTTCAAAGTCGCGCGCGACCGAGTCCGCCCCGCTTCCGCAGTCGCAGCCGGGGAGCGACTGGTCCCCGTCCTTCCTCTTCTTGCGGACGAGCTGGAAGTATTCCTCGGCGAGCTTTCCCTCCTCGGCCCCCAGGTCCCCCGGCAGCACCACCTGTCCGGGCATGCGCAGATCGGACCCGTGCAGGTCGTCGTTGATCTCCGCGTCCGCGGCCATGGCCCAGTCGTCG
It encodes the following:
- a CDS encoding deoxyribonuclease IV; this encodes MRIGAHVSAARGPWTTVENARRRECDAIQIFSSNPRGWALAKGAPDSDRDLTAALDQAGIGPVLLHTPYLVNIASPDADIYAKSVACLVHAADRARRMHGHVIVHAGRDARQEVSREVRVQRAAAAVLTVLKLVPDASVLIEPTAGGRGSVASTLEETAELLECMDDERPGLCVDTCHMHAAGHDLSSAPGVRDWLAQADSLFGLHRVIAIHANDSKDARGSCRDRHWHLGLGEIGETGLRTLLSAPQLSDRTVICETPGAPEDDLANVRRAREYSRTDPEGRRSRAST
- the aroF gene encoding 3-deoxy-7-phosphoheptulonate synthase, yielding MVVVMDTKAADADIQRVVQEVEAVGGQAFVSPGKLRTVIGLVGDTARFMELPLATLPHVEQVIRVGRPFKLVSRELHQEPSVVDVGGVPIGDSTFTIIAGPCAIETEELAEGAARLAKGMGAQILRGDAYKHRTSPYSFQGLAKRGLEILKELSIELRMPTVTEVLEPGDVELVAEYTDMLRVGTRNMMNFPLLRECGRSGRPVMIKRGMSATIEEWLMAAEYVAREGSSDIILCERGIRTFETAYRNTLDVSAIPVAKSMTHLPVIVDPSHSGGRRELVAPLARAAVAVGADAVMIDVHPNPRAALCDGPQALTAEDAEGLGEQLYAIAATVGKKPAPALGA
- a CDS encoding VWA-like domain-containing protein, which produces MTTSHSLDGHKVAAARLWAANRFPYLATGLFACSVIGVPELGGMATDESWRLYVDPEVVDSLDAEQVGSLLVHHVGHLLRDHAGRASAMGVERSNADDWAMAADAEINDDLHGSDLRMPGQVVLPGDLGAEEGKLAEEYFQLVRKKRKDGDQSLPGCDCGSGADSVARDFELSWGGGAPIVSKGSSELLRCQMASEMLRHAGQQPGSVPAGLLRWAQDLLQPKVDWRKALAAELRRGVAAVAGCVDYSYSRPSRRQSVMRDVILPSMRKPVPEVAVVCDTSGSMSEAMLGQAMAEVEGLLRTVGLGANKLRVLSCDYDVHKVQRVTTARQVQLAGGGGTDMGRGIDAAMKLKPAPSVVVVLTDGFTPWPDQGPKDARVVVALIGGDRSGKWVPPSWARVVHVDDVA